A single region of the Triticum dicoccoides isolate Atlit2015 ecotype Zavitan chromosome 2B, WEW_v2.0, whole genome shotgun sequence genome encodes:
- the LOC119360688 gene encoding uncharacterized protein LOC119360688 produces the protein MHDPKLGLKRRAHTLRLHRSLASSTASRNSRDRMGEECKGAGADVNAGVDPAEIEKLYEDVPPMPLMALNHISRLCKSVDASVQFYVKALGFVLIHRPPALDFSGAWLFNYGIGIHLVQRDDARRAADVNPGKLDPMDNHISFQCEDMGAMEKRLKEMGIRYMKRTINEEEGSPIDQLFFKDPDGFMIEICNCENLELVPAGALGRLRLPRDRHNPPLRMDGADE, from the exons ATGCATGACCCGAAGCTCGGGTTAAAACGCCGCGCGCACACCCTCCGCCTCCATCGCTCGCTCGCTTCTAGCACAGCGTCCAGAAACTCGCGGGACAGGATGGGAGAGGAGTGCAAGGGCGCGGGGGCGGATGTGAACGCCGGCGTCGACCCGGCGGAAATCGAGAAGCTGTACGAGGACGTGCCGCCGATGCCGCTGATGGCGCTGAACCACATCTCCCGCCTCTGCAAGTCCGTCGACGCCTCCGTCCAGTTCTACGTCAAGGCGCTCGGCTTCGTCCTCATCCACCGCCCTCCCGCGCTCGACTTCTCCGGCGCCTG GCTGTTCAACTACGGCATCGGGATCCATCTCGTCCAGAGAGACGACGCGCGACGGGCCGCCGACGTCAATCCCGGCAAGCTCGACCCCATGGACAACCACATCTCGTTCCAG TGCGAGGACATGGGCGCGATGGAGAAGAGGCTGAAGGAGATGGGGATCAGGTACATGAAGAGGACCATCAACGAGGAGGAGGGTTCGCCGATCGACCAGCTCTTCTTCAAGGACCCCGACGGCTTCATGATCGAGATCTGCAACTGCGAGAACCTCGAGCTCGTCCCCGCCGGCGCGCTCGGCCGCCTCAGGCTCCCCCGCGACCGCCACAACCCGCCTCTCCGGATGGACGGCGCCGACGAGTAG